A section of the Leminorella richardii genome encodes:
- the cas7e gene encoding type I-E CRISPR-associated protein Cas7/Cse4/CasC, whose amino-acid sequence MTYLKNTRIEFHILQSFPVTCLNRDDVGAPKSAIVGGVTRARVSSQCWKRQVRLALQEFGIKLGVRTKKVKEFIYPHCVALGASETQAEGCAEKIAELLADDTLLFVSDAEAAAFAAYAKEKGFDAAQIKEKELEKLAKKNLNVHLDALDITLFGRMVAKAADMNVEAAASFSHAISTHKVSNEVEFFTALDDRPDGLNSAHMGSLEFNAATYYRYISLDLGQLAQTLGLDGDPTSAELLRQAVAAFTKALFVAVPSARQTTQSGASPWEFARVLVRQGQRLQVPFETPVKAEQGGYLQPSINALNKYINEKEKLSGSLFGKLGDYAWGEDLDYSIDSLIHDLQRHAG is encoded by the coding sequence ATGACTTATTTGAAAAATACCCGTATTGAATTCCATATTCTGCAATCTTTCCCCGTTACCTGCTTAAACCGCGATGACGTCGGCGCGCCGAAAAGCGCCATTGTCGGCGGCGTTACCCGTGCACGAGTTAGTTCACAGTGCTGGAAGCGTCAGGTGCGCTTAGCGCTTCAGGAGTTTGGCATCAAGCTTGGCGTAAGAACTAAAAAGGTGAAAGAGTTTATTTATCCACATTGCGTTGCTTTGGGTGCCAGTGAGACTCAGGCGGAAGGCTGTGCGGAAAAAATAGCGGAACTTCTGGCTGACGATACGCTGTTGTTTGTCAGCGACGCAGAGGCTGCCGCCTTTGCTGCCTATGCCAAAGAAAAGGGCTTTGATGCTGCGCAGATCAAAGAGAAAGAGCTGGAGAAACTGGCGAAGAAAAACCTCAATGTTCATTTGGATGCGTTGGATATCACTCTGTTTGGTAGAATGGTCGCTAAGGCGGCGGATATGAACGTCGAAGCGGCGGCCTCATTTAGTCATGCTATTTCCACACATAAAGTGAGCAATGAGGTGGAGTTTTTTACCGCGTTAGACGATCGACCTGATGGACTTAATTCTGCGCATATGGGAAGTCTGGAGTTTAACGCCGCTACCTACTATCGCTATATCAGTCTTGATTTAGGCCAGCTGGCGCAGACGTTAGGGTTGGATGGAGATCCTACTTCTGCCGAGTTGCTGCGTCAGGCGGTTGCCGCATTTACTAAAGCGCTGTTTGTTGCCGTACCTTCCGCCCGCCAGACCACGCAGTCCGGCGCCAGTCCGTGGGAGTTTGCCCGCGTGCTGGTTCGGCAGGGGCAGCGTTTACAGGTTCCGTTTGAAACGCCCGTTAAGGCGGAGCAGGGAGGGTATTTACAGCCCAGCATCAACGCATTGAATAAATATATTAATGAAAAAGAGAAGCTTAGCGGTTCGCTGTTCGGCAAGCTGGGCGACTACGCGTGGGGCGAGGATCTAGATTATTCCATCGATAGCCTAATTCACGATCTGCAACGCCACGCGGGGTAA
- the cas5e gene encoding type I-E CRISPR-associated protein Cas5/CasD, translated as MDERYLLLWLEGPLQSWGHDSRFGRRDTLSFPTMSGVCGILCAALGAGGEQRELLAAVTRGDWRVRALVSEDKRAAAPPLRDFHMVGSGYDESDPWQLLLIPKTSEGKKAVGGGTKMTYRYYLQDCVFAVVVPMEAELAQRISEALTSPVWELSLGRKSCAPTEFIGQGVFDTPQEAWARCDTLAGEKGRVAGFDVRSGAYPEDGEVLTLNDVPIQFGVDKRYRDRQVTVIKP; from the coding sequence ATGGACGAGCGCTATTTGCTCCTCTGGCTGGAAGGGCCGCTGCAAAGCTGGGGACACGATTCTCGCTTTGGCCGCCGCGACACGCTGTCGTTTCCGACCATGTCCGGCGTGTGCGGCATTCTCTGCGCCGCGCTGGGTGCGGGCGGTGAGCAGCGTGAGCTTCTGGCCGCAGTAACGAGGGGAGACTGGCGCGTTCGCGCGCTGGTTAGTGAGGATAAACGTGCCGCTGCGCCACCGCTGCGCGATTTTCATATGGTCGGCAGCGGCTATGACGAAAGCGATCCGTGGCAGCTGTTGCTGATCCCTAAAACAAGCGAAGGTAAAAAAGCCGTCGGCGGCGGTACGAAAATGACCTACCGCTACTATTTACAGGACTGCGTTTTTGCCGTTGTAGTGCCGATGGAGGCGGAGTTAGCACAGCGTATTTCCGAGGCGTTGACCTCTCCGGTATGGGAACTCTCGCTGGGGCGAAAAAGCTGCGCGCCTACGGAGTTTATTGGGCAGGGGGTCTTTGATACGCCGCAAGAGGCGTGGGCGCGCTGCGATACTCTGGCTGGGGAAAAAGGCCGCGTTGCGGGTTTTGACGTGCGAAGCGGCGCTTATCCCGAGGACGGAGAAGTGTTAACCCTTAACGACGTACCGATTCAGTTCGGCGTTGATAAGCGTTATCGCGATCGTCAGGTGACCGTTATCAAACCGTAA